In the Malania oleifera isolate guangnan ecotype guangnan chromosome 1, ASM2987363v1, whole genome shotgun sequence genome, one interval contains:
- the LOC131149727 gene encoding stigma-specific STIG1-like protein 3 — protein sequence MALTLVMRNPEEKPPFKNQYDHPLADHDLKSMPSKSLTRFLAGDARKKGRLAADHCRKDGEVCSVNGEYGVHRNSTNCCNKKCRHVETDKHNCGGCGKQCQYTYSCCRGECVDLAFDKRHCGKCDNRCMPGGYCIYRMCDYA from the coding sequence ATGGCTCTAACCCTCGTCATGAGAAATCCTGAGGAGAAACCACCATTCAAAAATCAGTATGATCACCCTCTGGCTGATCATGATCTGAAGTCAATGCCATCCAAAAGTTTGACTCGATTCCTCGCCGGCGACGCCCGGAAGAAGGGGAGGTTGGCAGCCGACCACTGCCGGAAAGACGGAGAAGTTTGCAGCGTCAATGGGGAATACGGCGTCCACCGGAACTCCACTAACTGCTGCAACAAGAAGTGCAGACACGTGGAGACGGACAAGCACAACTGCGGGGGGTGCGGGAAGCAGTGCCAGTACACCTACTCCTGCTGCAGGGGAGAGTGCGTGGACTTGGCCTTCGACAAGAGGCACTGCGGCAAGTGCGACAACCGCTGCATGCCCGGCGGCTACTGCATTTACAGAATGTGTGATTACGCATGA